A section of the Triticum dicoccoides isolate Atlit2015 ecotype Zavitan chromosome 7A, WEW_v2.0, whole genome shotgun sequence genome encodes:
- the LOC119333460 gene encoding uncharacterized protein LOC119333460 — translation MEKSSKSSSYWEDEYAQEQQHNSVREEQQQHSEEQQVHANAEEQQQYVGAEEQHQYVGAEGHMEEPEPWKFSNMYYQPRRTSKLTVSRGKSSVVEEEVNSGSDLSDSDYAIPPSESNSSASDDEVLEMRKYAKELKEKVRKNMLREDEGKTCNVSDDFIVLENSWLDDSDGEGTPYFESDDDMSYDEGSA, via the coding sequence ATGGAGAAGAGCAGCAAGAGCAGCAGTTACTGGGAGGATGAGTATGCACAAGAGCAGCAGCACAATTCAGTTAGAGAAGAGCAGCAACAACATTCAGAGGAGCAGCAGGTTCATGCAAATGCAGAGGAGCAGCAACAATATGTAGGTGCAGAGGAGCAGCACCAATATGTAGGTGCAGAGGGGCACATGGAAGAACCAGAACCTTGGAAATTTTCCAACATGTATTACCAGCCTAGAAGGACATCTAAATTAACAGTTAGTAGAGGAAAATCAAGTGTAGTTGAGGAGGAAGTAAATAGTGGCAGTGATTTATCTGATAGTGACTATGCTATCCCCCCTTCAGAAAGCAACAGCTCAGCATCTGATGATGAGGTCTTGGAGATGAGAAAATATGCAAAAGAATTGAAGGAGAAAGTGAGAAAGAACATGTTGAGAGAAGATGAGGGCAAAACATGCAATGTGTCTGATGATTTTATTGTGCTTGAAAACTCTTGGCTAGATGATTCAGATGGAGAAGGTACACCATACTTTGAAAGTGATGAcgatatgtcatatgatgaaggcAGTGCCTGA